AGCACACTAGCTCTAAGCTTGTCCATCTCATAAAAATGATAGCTAGGAGATAACTTCTCCAGTGGTTTGTCTCATAGCACATTGCTCAAAGCATCTTGGGTCATACATCCTCTCTCACATCCATAAAGTTTGGGGTCCACTTTCTTTCTATGAGCTATCTCTTGAAGAAGAGATAGTACACTCTCTCTCCTTGCCTTCTATCTCTTCCATGTATGCAACATGATAAGTTGAACTCCTATGAGGTAGCTGTGGTGGCATTGTTGGAGGAGGTCTTAATGACTTGTTACACCACTAGTTTTCTACATGCATTGGATGCTTGGACCTATTTCTGACTCAATTTATTGTGGGTTGATTAGGATGATGAGtttgtcaaaaagaaaaagtcTGAGCTGAAAAGACAAGGAACTGATGCTTTTAGGAATGAGGATTATTTAAAGGCATTAGAGTTCTACACACAGGTATATTCTTAGACATCATTTTCATTTGGAGGTCCATTGATTGCAGGTCTGTCTTTGTCTCATAGACTCCATGTATGGTCTCTGTTCATCTTGATTCCCTTTCCCTTCATTTATGTGATCTTACTATTAGTTGACTTCAGTGATGCATGAACGTTCTATCATTTTACAATTTCCCCAGTTACCTCTTTATACTACCCATGTTACTCTTTACAAAGTTTAAAATCATTGTTGCAATACAAGAAACCTGCTCCCATTTCATTGGGAGGAATTCTATTGAGTTGCTCTTTTACCCAGCATTGCAATTTTGGCCATCTTACCCAAGGAGCAAATGGCAATTTGTTGGTCTAAATTAACTGGTATTTCTGGTATGTGGCAACTAAGGAAAATTTGAAACTGTTTGATTCACTGCAGGCATTGAAGGTTGATCAGTTCGACGCTACATTGTTCTCAAACAGGAGCATTTGCTGGCTTCGCCTGGGTGATGGAATGAAGGCTTTGTATGATGCGATTGAATGCAAAAACCTGCGCCCGAAGTGGGCAAAGGCCTACTATCGCAAAGGAGCTGCTCTGATGTTTATGAAGGTGCAACAACAAAATAGTAGAGTCTGACAAATCTCATTGTTCTTTATGTCTGCTGTTTGAGTTGACTATGCACTCGCCTTCCTCAGGATTATGACAGTGCTTACGATGCGCTGTCCCGTGGCTTGGAATTGGACCCTGAAAGTGAAGAGATGGAGACATTGCTTTGGTAGGAGATCTGATCCATGTTTTCCTCTTTACTTTCATTCAATGATACGAATGTGTCGGATAGTATGTAACTAGCAGCTGATGCTCTACTATGTTTTAAATCAAAAACACCTCAGCTGAGTTTAGCCATCATTCCCTTTGCTTCATGTTCTGATCAACTGGTGGTTGTTGCAGGGAGGCGATGGAGCTGAAGTAGTTACTGCTTGCAAGAAGCTGATGCAAAACTGGAAGCTCTTCAATTTTGTTCTCGTAGATGGATCATGGATATGGACACAAATGCTCTTTTGGATGGTTCCCTCTCTTGTTTACGTCTAGCTGGGTCGCTAGACTTGAAACAAGgacacccttttttttttgtaatgcTCAATTCAGGGAGGGTAGCGAGAGTTTATACCAGCATAGGTCACTAATATCTTGGAGTCGCCTCAGATACAGCATTCTCATGTCCTGTTTGTGTACGGTAGCATGCCATTGCAAGTGTGTTTGATGAAGCCGTTAACTGAAGATCAATGTCACAAATGCTTTGACAATTGAAACGCATGTCCAGCATTCAATCCCAGTAATGTTGCTTAGTTGGAGCAAACTACCAGCAGGAAGTGTGACAAACCGTAGCCTTGCGGGAATTTTCAAACATTGCACTGTGCCTCCTTCAGCTGAGACAAATTCACAGAAACGTTTTCAAATTGAGTACTAGTCTACATGGCAAACTCCCATCCAAATATTCTAATATAGTGCTTGATAATAATGAGTAAAACAAAGAataacagcagcagcagcaggtaatCATATACCAATTCCTGGACCCTAAGTAACCATTACTTTACAATATGCTGCTTAAATCACAAGCTTTTACACGTATAGTATAGTGTGTTTCATCTTTACAAGATCCTTTTTTACCCTATCACCCCCACCACCTACACTATATTACATTTCCTGCTATACCTCCAATCTGTGTCGAATTGAAACTACAGGCTACGACCCAATGCTCCTTTTAGGCATATATGTTATTCACCCAGCCAAGCCAGGTGTTACAAATGTTCAGAGGTATGGCATTCAGGCCACAAAATCATGCAGAAGAGGTGATTGCTCGAACCGTTGCCGTTGATCCATCTGGTTCATTGATTCATAGTCTGAAGACGCGACGCTCACACCGAGAGGAGCGGTAGCGTTGTAGATGTCATCGTCTCCGACACCAGGAAAGCTCTGCTGGGCATTAGGAACTGAGAGGCTGCTGCTGGAGTGCTGCAAGCCCAGTGTCAGCGATACGTTGCCGTTTCCATATCTCCCAAGCTCTGCCAGGTGGTAGGCCATGAACCGGGCGTTCTCATCTTGATGATGTGCGACGGCGTTGTGTAGGAGGAGGCCACCATCTGCTTCGTTCGATCGTTGGTCTTTCAGCATCAGGTTCATGAAGCTGTCGTCAGGGTTGGGCTCGTTCTGGAATCCAACAGGTGCTCCGCCAATGTTCATAGTCCCTATGCTGGCTCTCGACTCGCTCAGCTGGCTGCTCTCACAAACTCGAGGTGTAGAGCTTTTCAGGTCCTCCTTGTCTTCAGAAGATGCCATTTTGCCCTTGCTTCTTGGCGCATTGTCAGAGGAAGAGTTGGAGTCTTGCTCGATATCTCCAATCTCGTCTTTGTACATGTCCTCAATCATCGGTTTCCAAAGACGGACACGGGCATTGATGAACCAATTTGAAATCTGGAGAGACATGAAAGTATAGTCAACAGATAGAACTCTTAAATAAATGAAAATATAGGGCCTTAATCTAGTACAAATATGAGATATATTCCTGGTGAACATGCATCAGTAAAATCATTGAAGTAGCAACAGTTCAATGACAGGAACGTCAGAGGACAGAATAACAATTATGCTGAACAGCCTCTGGAATTTGAGTACAGGTTTGAGGCGCAGCAATCAGCATAACTATTTCTGCCATCGGAACATAAGAGATGGATCAGGAAAAGATGAATAAGAAACATTACCTGACTCCTTGTCAAGCCTGTTTGCCTTGCTAGCATCATTTTTTCAGAGTCTTTAGGGTACCTGCAAAACAATGTCATGACAAATGATGAggaacaaggaaaaaaaagaacagaaggAATATTGGATAAAGCGCCACAGGGGAAGCAGCTTACGGGTGAAGGAAATGCTCAAAGAGCCAAGCACGAAGAATGGTTACAGAGTTTTCAGGAAGCCCTCTCTGTGGCCTCCAAGCATTTTGTGGAATCATGCCATACTGTTGGAAAGCTCGTTGTTGCCTTAGCTGCTGATCAATGTACCGTAGACGAGTTAATTTGCCCTCCTTTCCAGATGAATTTTCCTCCTCACCAAGCTTCTTCCTGATGACATTGATCTGATCATTGATAGCATCCTTCAGGCACCGGAAGTGTCGTGAGATTGTCTGGAGGGCAACTGCAGTGTAAGGCTTGGCAGCTCCAGGCCCAGCTACCACATCAAAAGATGAAACCACACTTTGCATTTGGTGGTAGTAGTGCTTGTACTTCCGGTCCACCTAAAATATATTTACCAGCATTAAATAAACACTATGTCCAAAATCTTAAAGGATGAGCCAGGATGAAACGCTACGTTTTTTAAACTCGACCTAATCATTTAGATATAGACCTTTTTGTGTACTAAAAATGAATTGACGCTGATTGTTGGAGTTTATTTCAGAAGAAAAGTGCATGATAGCAGACAGACAGTGTCACCCACCTCATCCAACATAGCCATCAGCTTCGCCATCTTGTTCTGAAGCTCTTGCTTCTCAGCAGTAGAAAGCTCAGGTGCTGCATTGGCAGCAGACTCCTGCGGATTAGAGCCCTCACTTTTTGCCCCTCCCTCGGTCTCTTTGCCATCTGTTTTTCCAGCTTCGACTTGTTCTTTCTGAGCTTTCTGCTTAATATTCTTCCAAACGTTCACAACCTCATCAAGCAGTTCTTGTGCTGCTTTCAGATACCTGGAGTTCCGGATTGCACGTGACGCCTCAGACTGCATACTCTTCATTCGCATGTCATCAACTCGAAGACTGTCATGGTAAGAGTGCGGCGACAACATGTCTGGTTTGACAGACCAGTATGGTAAGGAAGGTGCCAGGATTTGTGTGTTGAGGCTCAGAGATAAACCTTGGCCTTGCACTGAGGGAATGTTCGATGAGCTGTGGTTGTTCAGAACACCAAAATCAAGCTGTGCACCATTGTGGGCATCATCATGGATGAGATCAGCTGTGCTGCTTTGTGATCCATCCATCATATGCATCAACATCTCATTTTTCATATCTTTGACTGGACCAAAAGAGCGCTGCCCCTGGTGGGAACCAAGCATGTCGGACTCCCTTGCAGATGAGTCTTGGGACATCACTGAAGGATGGCCAGGGTCAGGCATCTCCATGCAATTCTGCTGAGGATGCAGAATGCCACTGAATTCCGTGTATGGTCCGGAAGTAGAATTGTTCAGATAAAGCAAGTTCCCTAGAGCTGATGGCATAGGATAGGATGCATTGCCCGGGTCTCTTGAGTACATGTTCTGTGAGTCCCTTTCACTACCTGGGCTTGAGTAATAAGTAGCCATCATACAGTTTTGGCTACTCACTGATCAAGATTACTCCAAGAGATATGTGTATGCAGAACCAACTTGGATATTGACTGATGAATCAAGTTTCAGCAGAAGACCAAAACCATTCACTTACAGCTCGCCTGCAGTTGAATGAAGAGAAGTGGGTCAGGTAAGAAGCCTAAACATAATTCAAGATTTATAAAGGTTTATTCTTTATTGCAGTATCAAAAGGCACCCAAGTTTCATGAAGTAGAGCAGCAAGATGTTAGCAAAGCAGTTCCGTGAAATAGAAATAATGACTGCAACAGAAACTTTGCACGCAAAAGGTTTACCAAAACAACATACTTAGAGGCCGGTCACAAGTGAGATATCAAATAGAAGCTCATGCAAATTTTGCTAGAGAAGTGGGATAATATGAACTGAAATGCAAAGAGCCGCACAGGTGGTCCTCTTCCACTTTTAGATTGGATCAAGAAAGTACTCGGCTTTGTGCACTGCCCGCTATCATGATAAACAAGAATATATGCTTGTGAATTCCATTTGTTATACCGAGATGAACAATTGCGCATCACAAAGAAACCAAAATCAAATGATTGGACTACAATATTTTTAAAACACGGCTGGATATAACCCTGTCTCCATGGAAACCACAGTATCCATTAAGAAAAGTAGAATTGCACGAATAATTTGTTAGAGTCTTGAGAGAGCACTAGTCAATTTTCAGTAATACCTTGTTCAACCAAACTGAGATTCCTCAAAGACGCTTCACCGGTGGACTACCAATACGAACAAGCTTTTTTGATCAATCTGGAAGAAGAGATAAAACTGCTTAGCATCCTAGACCACAGTTAGGATAGAAAAATCTTTGTAGAGACTAATATTTACGACATAAAAGAGGTGAAACCAGGAGAAAACTCCAAGGCAAAAACTTTGCTGTTACAGCTTGTAGTACAGAATAAAAGAAACAGTTAGTTCTGATCAAAACACGTAATATTTCCTTTGCAGAAAGAACACTTGTGGTGCAGTAACTCGAACACGCAGCACAAAAGGGATAAAAGGAACAGAGCTTTAAGAGCTTGGCAtcgaaagaagaaagagaaacttCGTAGGATTATGTCGCAAATCCAATTCCAAAGGCTAAACAAGCTCAAATTATTAGCCAAGATACTCAAAGAATGAGTCGGTTGTCAGTTCGAAAAGAGGAGGTAACAAACACAAATTCGAAGGAACGAGACCATGAGTAGTGAATCGAATAAAAGACGAGCATCTGTAGTAGTTAGTAGAGCAAGAAAGGGAAGAACTTTGATGAGCGCATGTCACCTCAAGGTCAAAAAGGAACATCTTTTCTCTTGGGGAGCTTTCGCTTCTACAAGAAAACCCAACACCAGCTTATCATCCGTATCCGACCAAAACCGGCAAACAACGAAAGGAGCTCGATTTTTTCTCCAAATTCAGACAGAATAAACAGCAGCACACCCTACCAACTCTAGTAATCCAAGAAAGCAAGAGCAGCCCGGGAACCGAAAACAGCAAGAGCACCAGAATTCAGAGAAATTTTCATCGGCCAACCGAAGCAAAGAAGAGCTAGACATACATGCAGAGACCAAGCAATTCTTTGCTGCTGCCGCAGCAGGAAGGAGGAGGTGCAGATGGTACGAGAGGCAATAAGAAAATGGGAGGGAAGTCGACCTGAGGGCGGGTTGTGCTCCTCTCATGGGGAGCAGAGCAGGAGCAGGCAACAAGGCAGGCAGGGATTGCCTCCACAGCAGCAAAGCTGATCCTCTTGAGGctgaggggagaggggaggagaagaggagagaagcGAAGGGGAGGGATGAGAAAGATAATCAATCCTCCCAATATGGGGACAAAATCAGATCCCAGGATTAAAATAACAATtccagaaagaaaaaggagCCCCTTCTCTCTTTCCCTCTCCCTCTGCTGCTATAGCTCTGAGCTCCTCTGCAGGCAGGctgctctccctccctcctctcctctcctctgctcCTTCCCAAATAAAAAAGGGAGAAGAAGCTGAGCTCGCACCACCCACTAACAACAGCACCAAATACGGAATAATGGTGCCtcaaaaagaaattttttttcctcctcctaTTCATTAATTGGTTGTTGTTGGGCTGAGCAGGATTATACTGGCTTTAACTAACCTCTCCCCCTTCCTACTGTTTGCAGCTTGGAGTTATTTGCTGGTGTAACCACCACAGGAGTAGGAGCCTTCGGCGGCTACTTGCCGAATTGTTTCTTTACGACAAAGTCTAGGCATCTCCCTTGTGCTGTCAACTAGGTTAGAACTGGATTTGGAAGTGTGTTATGCGGTAAAAATCCAGGCTTTGTTTCAGATGAAAACCTGTTGTTGATGGCATTGCTAGTGCATCTGGCTTTTGGGGGTTGGGTTTGATGCCAGCTAGCTGATGGGGGAGGATACGCAGAATCATGAGACCATTTGAGGACAAAGGCATGGAGGCAAGGGGATTCATCACGTGTGACATCAACGCCCCAATGAGAGAACCCCAAAACAATTAGTGGTGGGGCCcatccctctcctcttcctttccTTTGCTTGGGTCATTGGGTGGTTCATGTGGTCCACGAGCTTACGCGATGGCACGGGTCcaccaaccaaaccaaaccaaacctccTCATTTCCTCTGCACCAAATTGCAGAGCTGGCTTATTAGCTGCCTGGTTGCGCAATATTGATGCAATGTTGAATCGGAGCAACACCCtagcagtagcagtagcagcTGCAGTGAACATGAACATGTTTAGGCAAAATTTGCATACGCAAGGGGAGTAGATAAAAATGTGTTCACAAGAAAAGAAGTATCATACCTTACCATAATGCTACAACAAGAAAGCCAACATATTCTGCAGTGAGAACAAGAAAGCTAACATAACATATACAAATAATTAGTAGAGAAGCACAAAAAATTGATGAGCCGAAGGATAATCAATGTCAAATACCCCAAAAGAGGCACCTTTTAGTTCCTCCCCTAACTATTGCATATTTTTTTCACCAATTTTACCTTGTGTTGAGGTCATACATACGAAATACTAGTACTTTTTCACCCTGTGAACACACATCTTAGCAATGATACCTATATTTAATGACCTTAGTACACCTGAACTGTAACTTGGACATAATCCCGAGGCATCTGAATCAGGACAGGGATAACGCTAATAATTAAGTAGTCTTGCTAACGGTGGTTAAGTTCCTCTCTTCAAATCAAAGGTTGCATTGGGAAGGGCTTGCTGTGCACACATTGAGGTTGGGAGTGGGTGCTGTGGTTAGGGATGGtcagatggatggatggatggatgctcTTCATCTCATCTCCCTAACAACCAGTGGGTGGACCTAATATAAAAACAATCCATCCAGCCTTGTCTTAGACTTTAAATTAcaaatccatccatccaccccCTACCTCTCTACCTGTAGTGAGTGCATGCCTTCCTTTTTATCCTACTGGCTACTTCTACCATCTACTCCCTATCTTTTTTACTTTCCTGTAACAACCCACTAATTAACCCCTTTTCACCTTTTAGCTTGCTTCATTGTGACGAGGATATGTAGCATATTTTAAACATGGCAGTTCAATCAAAATATCTGGTTAAGAGGAGCACAGTTCAAATAAAATTTCTTACAGGAGTTACTATTTTTTAGTTACTCTAACTGTTTCTTAGTTACCCAACCATCACCAGAACAATCAGATCATGAAGAActtcagaaagaaagaaaaaacaatatAACGTGAACAACCAGAGCTCATGTTTACATCCTAATTGTTTCTTTGGTCCTATTACTTGTCAGAATGAAGGTGATATGATACAGTTATTTGTAGTACTAGAACACATAAAAAAGAGGGGGAACACACAATAATTAAGCAAGTAACCGAATAATATGCAATCTGCTGGATGGAAAATCTTAAGTGGTGCCTTGTTAGACAAGAGAAACACATTGATTGGCTGTTTTGTTTTTTCAGGGAAATCCAGTCATCTTACAAGTTGAAGCCAAGTTCAGCAACCATCCCACCATTGATATCTTATTCAAATGAGTGGGCTTAAGATAAAATTATCAGCATGATTATTTTGATCGATAGTTTGTTCTTTGGCTACCTTGGTAAGCTCTCCTCCTTTTGGTGTAACTAATGGCCACTTATGGTATTCCCACAGGCCAGGTGTATTGTATATAGCCAAGAACGTCCATGAAACTGCCAATGAATTTCCAACCATGGTAAATTATATAGTAGAGAGGGAAATAAATTCCCTCAGATCATAAGGTGCAGCGATAGAATCTAGTTGTCGAAGAGTTATATATACTCTATGGCAGTTACTATGATCTACCTTTTGAAATTGTTGCGAATTAATTTTCGCTGACAAGCTGGATCTATCAACTGATAAGGTGGAAAATACATATAGGGACTTCCAAAATTGCAATTCCGTAAATTTGCACGAACTTAACACATTATACAGCTCTTTGATTAGCTACTAAGCAGTGCTCATATCGTGGTGACGTGTGGTGATCAATTATTATTATTAGCCACACCACACAATGACAATGGTAGGCGAGTAGGAGTTGCTGTCATGGTCCTTGAATTTAGTGTGGGGGCTCTTGATCTGTTCCTGCTTGCTTACTCAGCCTTCCTCCCTCAACCATTTCTTTTTTCCTAACGCATTTGTATttgttattatattatatatacttGTCGTCCTCTTTGATTGCTTTTCAATCACAGAAGCTTCTCTTTGAATTAGGTGTCCCGGGCGTGCCACGTGGCCACCGATTACCGGACAAATCAACCTTGTCAGCTTTTAGTACTATTGTTAGTCTCCGAAACCAATGATTAAATTACTATAAACTTACAAGCTGATCTGGACCTGCTTGTTTGTTTGGTTTCCATGTGCGAAGCAAATCTTGCTCTATGTCTCAGAAAGATCTGCATAAGAATCACAAAAACCTACGCATGAATAATTTAATTGTTGTGGATATGCTTTCTTTTCTTATCCAGGGTTAGTAGCTTACATTTTCACCTTGTATCTACCTGCTGTATGTAAAGTTTCAATGTGATGCTAAAAGGGCTTGGACTGTACGCGAACAGAAATCAAATTAATTACGTGAACAGAAAACATTCATCCGTCTAAAGCTTCATACAAATATCTCGAGTGATTCATGGTGTGTAAGTTTGTAGATGGCTCCGGTGATGTGTAACACACGGTATAGACAAATTGACATTAAAAATCTCGCGGTAAAATCCAAAGTCCACATAAGATTAACTTAAATTGACTTAACCAACTGGATCACCATCACGATggtataaaatatttttttccatcTTAACCATGTCATCATCCAAACTACCAGCAGTTATATATTGTCACTAAACTATAGTGGCTTGTAGGCCGGAGGATCAGAAGGCTCTAAAGAATGCACTGATTGTGCTCTTATTCTAGGGCACACCTGGACAAACAAGTCTTGTCAAATGCTGATAAAACAAATGCTTTAGTGTTTGTGCCACACAAGCAAGATCCACTTCTTTATATGGTTGCTATTAATTACAAGGGAAATTTCTTCCCATGGAACTATTAGTTGTGTTGTTTAATTCAGCTTGGCATCTCTAGGTGAGGGTATATCCATCCTTGAATATGCAATTATGCAGAGAACAATTAGCTAGGGATCTTAGACTGTGTCAAACACTTAAATATATGTCCAAATTAAACAACATCATGGGGTATATTAAATCTAAAGAAGCGTCATCGAGAGGCTAATCCTATTTCATTTCAAACAGCTTTTTTTTATTGCATCCTTCCCCATGGCACCAATTTTAACTTGCTGCGCCTTCATTCTCCTATGTTCCATGTAAGTGTACCTAGCTAGCTAGAGAGGTGAACAAATTAAATGATCCATACATAGTGCAGCTAATAAGTTTGATTCCCCTAAAAACCTTGACAGGGCCTTCATCTATTAATAATAATTTCCATCGACTTTCACCATCTACCATAAATGAACTATATATGATCCAAATAaagtgcataacaaaagatAGAATTAATCAGATAGAATTGTTTTTAGCTTTATGAAAGGCGAATTGCTATACTTAGACATTGTCACCATCTACTTTGTTCACCTTAAAAATATTTGTGAAAGGGAGATGCAAGCATGAAGCCGGGCAGATCATGAAGGACCTTTTGATGACTCATGATTGGTGCCAGCTACATTCCTCCATCCATCTACATATACCCATAAGCTGGCAAGTTTTCAGGTGTTAGAACAGCTGCTAGAAAGCAGTACATATCATGGTGCGTGTACATGTCAAATAATCATGGACGAAATGGACCTAACAATTCGGCGTCTCTGTCGGTCGCCAGCGGATGCGGATGCATGCATTTTGGGCACAAAAAATACGTGGAAAAGTTGCCTCCGGATAGAGACCAAGATGACCAGCAGTTCCGGCAACTCTTAGCTAGGCTTATTAGACAAACAGCTAGCTTTTTCGTTGCACCGACGGTGATGGATATGATGCATGTAAACGAATGCATGCAAACGACTGAACCATCAAGCCGACAGCAGCAGGCAGAGCTATCCTTGTTCATACCACACGTACTATACCAGTCAGCCATAAGCCTAGGAATAATGCAGCTCGATGCATGACCCATGACGAAGGTTTCAGACCCAGCACATCCCTCTCCATCGATCTCTATCTtgtctctctctctgttttttttggaACAAGCACATCACGTTATTTAAC
This sequence is a window from Setaria italica strain Yugu1 chromosome III, Setaria_italica_v2.0, whole genome shotgun sequence. Protein-coding genes within it:
- the LOC101784160 gene encoding BEL1-like homeodomain protein 7; this encodes MMATYYSSPGSERDSQNMYSRDPGNASYPMPSALGNLLYLNNSTSGPYTEFSGILHPQQNCMEMPDPGHPSVMSQDSSARESDMLGSHQGQRSFGPVKDMKNEMLMHMMDGSQSSTADLIHDDAHNGAQLDFGVLNNHSSSNIPSVQGQGLSLSLNTQILAPSLPYWSVKPDMLSPHSYHDSLRVDDMRMKSMQSEASRAIRNSRYLKAAQELLDEVVNVWKNIKQKAQKEQVEAGKTDGKETEGGAKSEGSNPQESAANAAPELSTAEKQELQNKMAKLMAMLDEVDRKYKHYYHQMQSVVSSFDVVAGPGAAKPYTAVALQTISRHFRCLKDAINDQINVIRKKLGEEENSSGKEGKLTRLRYIDQQLRQQRAFQQYGMIPQNAWRPQRGLPENSVTILRAWLFEHFLHPYPKDSEKMMLARQTGLTRSQISNWFINARVRLWKPMIEDMYKDEIGDIEQDSNSSSDNAPRSKGKMASSEDKEDLKSSTPRVCESSQLSESRASIGTMNIGGAPVGFQNEPNPDDSFMNLMLKDQRSNEADGGLLLHNAVAHHQDENARFMAYHLAELGRYGNGNVSLTLGLQHSSSSLSVPNAQQSFPGVGDDDIYNATAPLGVSVASSDYESMNQMDQRQRFEQSPLLHDFVA